Below is a genomic region from Tripterygium wilfordii isolate XIE 37 chromosome 12, ASM1340144v1, whole genome shotgun sequence.
TGCTGATAGTACAGAATTCACAAAGACTTGAAGTACTAAATCTCATTCAATTTCCTATttaattttcattaaaaaaaaggataaaacaCTATCTGCattcaaaaagaataaaataccaTCAATAAAACTCCAAACATAGAATAGGGGAAAGAAACTTACTGCAAGAGGAAAACCAAGAATAGCAAAAATAATCAGAGCAGCTATAACAACACCGTGAGGCGGCAAGGAATGGCCTACATAGCCCAAACGGGACACCACATAGGAGAGTATAAGTATTGCAACGAAGCAGACAGTCATCAGGAGATTTGAAAGTCCCCAAATGAAACCAGCTCCCCACTTTCTGCAGAGCCTCTCCATAAAAACTGACGTTATTCCAAGAACAAGTGAATTCAACATCAAACCCAAAGCACCCATTCTAACACCAGAATTATAATTCTCCCCTTCATTTGGCTTTCCACCATAGATCTCTCGACCCATCCAATCAgtatcaaacaaaagaaagggaAACCATCCAGTCCAATTGAGAGCTGTAACCAACAAAATTACCAATATAGAACTTGAGAAATATCTAAAAGCCCCAAATAGTTCCCAGAGGAAAGCTTCTTGAGCGTGGCTTGACGGTCCATGTCCTTCAACAGAAGGTGCAGAACTATCCCTTAAATTCAGAGGTGATTCTTGAGCTGCTGAGATGCTTAAATATGCTGTGATTGCAATACAAGCGACGTCAAGATAGAAAGCTGACTTGAGATTGGCGCAGTCAACATCACACGCATGGGTAATGGTCCATGGAAAAATTTTGAACCAACCACTGTATGCTCCAGTGGCAAACCCAAGAATATTACCAACCGCCATAAATAGTGAGAAGTAAGCATTTGCCACTCGAGTCCTCCGATGATCCTTCTCTAAACAACAGAGTATAACCATGAGAGATATTTCAATATGTAGCTGTTTCTTCGAACTCTTTGATCTCTGACATATTTTTTGCCAAGTATATTTGCCAATTGAATTTTCATGAGAacataattatattattataatatttataataaaataaaaacattttcCTTCTGGCCTTGTGAAGAAACACATGAGAAATACAGTTCTCACGGGTTTCTGATAGAAGACACCATGCATCATTCTAATTAGAATAAATTATGGCCACTTAATCAGATGGGCATATGAAAATAACAATCTCTCACATAAGTCTAGGAGGAAGAAATGCCAATAATAGTCCTACAATTTTCATTCTTGATAACCAAAGAATTTTTCCACAATGAAGAAAGACACCTACCCAATAAACCTTGCGAAGAGCTCAGGAAGTGCTGAAGTAACAGACATGCTTACCACAAATATCAACCTAATCAGCATGCATAAAATTTTGAGATTTGATGCCATGGAAAAAATGTGAGTCTGTGTAGCATCAACACACTAAATCAAAACTCACATCTGAAAACAGGCTAACAAAAATTATAGAACCTCCCAGAAAAACAACAATTTAgtaaataaatatgtatatttCAAATATGCGTACAAACACAGGCATTTATGGCTTCTACAAACTTTACAGGTGCTAGTGAATATTAGCATGCCCCCTTGTCTTAGTAAATTTAAATTTCCCCTTCTCTTTAACAAGAAACAGCTATCTTTTGCTCAGGTCCTTGACTGCAGCAAATTTTGAAgctgaaaatcaaaatatgaATGATAATGCATTGCTTTGTAAGGTTAGGAAGGAAGTTCCGAGTGTTAAGTTTGATAATAGTCCTTCTGCAATCTTAGAGCCAATTATGATACCTTATGGAGGTAGTtagttattataattattacaaTGTTTGCCCTACTTATAAACATTTGGTATGCTATTAATTTAGTACTAGCAGAAACCATAACAAATCTGGGCTCGGGTGCTTGCCTATGATACCATTAGTAAACATCCAGTTTCCATCCCACCTCTCATATTGTGTGGAATCCATCACTTATGTGAGAGGCAAATGGAAACTGGATGTTAACTAACATGATTCAAGCAAATCCACCAGTATGGCAAACTAAATGCCAAGACAGGTCAAGGAGTTGATTGTCGAGGATGTGAGCAAATTCCTTGTGCTGTCCCATCTTGCTGGATCACAATTAAGTATCAACtattcaacttccaattcctcAGTCAGACAAGAAGCCAAACAAATTAATTCTGTTAAAGTATCAACTTCTGATTCCTCAGTCAGAAGAGAAGCCAAACAAATAGTAGTGTGCGAAACAGACATGAAGAGTGGGCACCTTCATATTAGAATGAGTGGTTATGATTGACAGGCGGCATTTCAACCACCAGATTGGCTCTGGAAATCGCAAGTATTTGGCCTTTCTAAAACTGTTTGTGCCTAGTTTCAAAAGTTTTACAGAGATGGACACAAAAGTAGGATATGCCAGCAATGCAACAACGAAGGGCAAAGGAGTCTGAAGCAGGTGATATTGTATTACTACAATTGAGGCATGCAATGTTTGTAAATGGATTTATCACGAGCTCGTGCCAAGGACCATATAACATATTGTAGAAAATGAGATTGGATGCTTATTTGCTTCATTTACAACAAGACTTACAATCCAACTCAAGTctttaaagtttcaaatttATATTCACACAACGGGATTTGATGGAGATACGAAAAGGAAAAATTGAACATCTGCCAGAGTGAAACAAGATGGTCCTGAAAATGTCTTTGAGAGGTCAAGGTAAACAgtaaaccaattttttttctgAAGTGCCTAAGTGAAGCAGATAAGGAAAGTACCTTCATTGCTACAGAGTAGTTGAAGACGATTGATCCTAAATTGTGTCTTAAGAGAGTACTGTTCCCACTTTGATAAAGCTAACTGTCTATGATTTATCAAatatatttagaaaaaatattAGGACAAAATTTGATTATAATGTCTCTATTGAGTAAATGAGATTTGAGTTCTTGAACTACCTACAGTCTAGAATTAATCTTCTTCTAACTTCAATCTCATATTGAATTCTCTTTGCTCTGATTCTGTTCAGGCTGGAATTTCTTAACCTTGCCAGGTCATTGAGGATGAGATTATTGTTTAGCGCGATGTATGTGCACTTGGCAGTATTACCAACCATAAAAATCAAGAAAACCTACCAAAAGCACTGCTAAGGAGACGCAACTGCTTCACCAACTAGTCAAAACCAATTCCAAATTTCCAACAGACCGTAACCAGTAAATAAACAAATGAACTACCACCATTGCTAGGGACATAAATGTCCATCAAAGTACACAAAGATCATAGCAAGAAAACCTAAAATACAGAAAAGGGAACatcaatatttaaataaatatttccGAGAAAGTGATGTATAAAACTATTCATAACCATCAATATTGACCAAGAAAAAATCTAGCAAATATTTGGTTTCATCCCATTCCAAATTACTAAATACGAAAATCAAGcgaaaatggagaaaaaaaattgtagccAAAATTACCTGTTAGATCAGCGAGAAGAGCTCGACAAGGACCCTGAGTCATGTTATTGGCCACATCGAGAATCCAAAACCCCAAAACAAATGCGGCAATCGCTCCGGGTCTGTGATCGACATTATCGCCGAGCATCCAGCCAATATCCGCCGAGTGACCGATGATCAGAACTGACACGGCAATGGAAACAGCGCCGGCGAGTATAAAAGGCCTTCGTCGGCCGAAGTGACTGGTGCATCGGTCGCTCATATGGCCTACAAAGGGCTGCACAAGCAGGCCCGAGAGCGGCCCACACAACCATATCACGCTAGCCCACGCATGCGGAATTCCCAGCTCCTGCACGTAGGGCGTCAACAGAGAGAGTTGTAAAGCCCATCCGAATTGTATCCCGCAAGCGATAGAAGCTACGCGGAGAAGTCTCCGAAGTGGAACCCTGGCCCGGACAGTTCCTCGCACCGCCGGTCGCGTTGTGGCTGGTCGAGCCCTGCCCCGGTGCGGCTCGACTTGAGGGATTGCCATCCCTAACAGATtatttactctctctttttctctaaaTGACTGTTTGTCTTTCTGTTCACTCTGCTTCGTCACTCGACAGCTAACTTGCAGAGCACTAAACAGCGGGGGAGAGAGAACTGGCGGTTTTGTTTAGAATCTTTTGCATGTATGATGTAACGCAGACTCGCTCACCCCTATTTGTTTAGAGGCTGCACCGGAAGTTAATGCATTTACGCGATGGCAAAAATGGTATTTCATACACCCGAATCATTAGTTGTAGTGATAAAAATGATGTGTATTATCCTAATAACTAAAGTTCGAATAACCCTCCCCATatcaaaaaatggaaaatgatcATCCAAATTTATAAAATTCCTATGAAAGGGTAGCGATATCTTTTTAACCAAGACGAGACCATAAAAGTTTGAGTTTGATATTGGTATTTCGATATAGAGCTAAATTCGGATTGTTATTATTTGATTCTTCTTTCCACATAAACTAGTTGGCAATAATGCACGGAAAAgcaataaagataaaaatttaaagtttcaataaatataagtataaaaatgatttttttaatatagagATTTATGTTAtaataacataattaattataatcaaGTTAGTTTGCTTTCCTTCGATGGAAGTTGATTTTCCTAAAATTATTTTACCTTGTTAGTATATGTCAATGTCATTTTTGTGGGGGTCTCAACCGGAAAGAATCCATATAAACCAATTATAAGTTTCGTATCCATTCTCATTCGACTATGACGATAGAGGAGCAAGCCTTCTAGCCTAACCCTTCACGGAATGTCATACGCCTAACCCATTCCTTGCATATCTTTAAGAGCGTgattggattgagggatttggagggaagagaaatGAAGGGAAATATAGTTTCATtctaattcccttgtttggatagtttattaaaaattaaggtgagggatttgagaagaagatttcattaaatttttgttaaaattctctctctccaaaatggagtcatttggagggaagggattactaattaagtcatttgtaagttaaatatctattttacccttgtacataatattttaacatagaaataaggataaattagtaaattaaataaattttctttctttctttttttttatctatccaaacatgggaggtGGAAAAATAGTCCCttttcccctcccctccctttccttctctccccctcccctccgttctcttcccttccccccaaatctctcaatccaaacacactctaaaggaTTAAGGAAGGGCATGTAAGCTCCGGGAAGGTAAAAAGGGAATCTATCCATACTGATAAGCAGAACTTGCAGCTGTATATTATACAATTTGTGCGACAGGACTATTTGAGATGATACAACTCGTACATTCGTTCCTCCTCATGTCAACATATGTTTATTGTTTAGGAGGAATAATGCTTACTTGTGTTTTAGTAGGCAAAAGGGTAACTTTCATCCCTCAACTCTTGAtcggtttcatttttgtcccttagctttt
It encodes:
- the LOC120011077 gene encoding sucrose transport protein SUC4-like isoform X1; amino-acid sequence: MAIPQVEPHRGRARPATTRPAVRGTVRARVPLRRLLRVASIACGIQFGWALQLSLLTPYVQELGIPHAWASVIWLCGPLSGLLVQPFVGHMSDRCTSHFGRRRPFILAGAVSIAVSVLIIGHSADIGWMLGDNVDHRPGAIAAFVLGFWILDVANNMTQGPCRALLADLTEKDHRRTRVANAYFSLFMAVGNILGFATGAYSGWFKIFPWTITHACDVDCANLKSAFYLDVACIAITAYLSISAAQESPLNLRDSSAPSVEGHGPSSHAQEAFLWELFGAFRYFSSSILVILLVTALNWTGWFPFLLFDTDWMGREIYGGKPNEGENYNSGVRMGALGLMLNSLVLGITSVFMERLCRKWGAGFIWGLSNLLMTVCFVAILILSYVVSRLGYVGHSLPPHGVVIAALIIFAILGFPLAITYSVPFALISSRIEPLGVGQGLSMGVLNLAITIPQMVVSLGSGPWDQLFGGGNSPALAVGACSSFVAGVLAILAIPRSSPVKPTSLT
- the LOC120011077 gene encoding sucrose transport protein SUC4-like isoform X2, which codes for MAIPQVEPHRGRARPATTRPAVRGTVRARVPLRRLLRVASIACGIQFGWALQLSLLTPYVQELGIPHAWASVIWLCGPLSGLLVQPFVGHMSDRCTSHFGRRRPFILAGAVSIAVSVLIIGHSADIGWMLGDNVDHRPGAIAAFVLGFWILDVANNMTQGPCRALLADLTEKDHRRTRVANAYFSLFMAVGNILGFATGAYSGWFKIFPWTITHACDVDCANLKSAFYLDVACIAITAYLSISAAQESPLNLRDSSAPSVEGHGPSSHAQEAFLWELFGAFRYFSSSILVILLVTALNWTGWFPFLLFDTDWMGREIYGGKPNEGENYNSGVRMGALGLMLNSLVLGITSVFMERLCRKWGAGFIWGLSNLLMTVCFVAILILSYVVSRLGYVGHSLPPHGVVIAALIIFAILGFPLAITYSVPFALISSRIEPLGVGQGLSMGVLNLAITIPQLQKLIELETHGI